The Tenrec ecaudatus isolate mTenEca1 chromosome 7, mTenEca1.hap1, whole genome shotgun sequence genome window below encodes:
- the RWDD1 gene encoding RWD domain-containing protein 1 isoform X1, with protein sequence MTDYGEEQRNELEALESIYPDSFTVLSETPPSFTITVTSEAGENNKTVQTTLKFTYSEKYPDDAPLYEIFSQENLAENDVSDILKLLALQAEENLGMVMIFTLVSAVQEKLNEIVDQIISRREEEKKQKEKEAEEAEKQLFHGTPVTIENFLSWKAKFDAELLEMKKKRMKEEEQAGKNKLSGKQLFETDHNLDTSDIQFLEDAGNNVEVDESLFQDMDDLELEDDEDDPDSPPADAESDSTD encoded by the exons TATTATCAGAAACCCCGCCCAGTTTCACCATTACTGTGACATCGGAGGCCGGGGAAAATAACAAAA cTGTCCAGACTACGCTCAAGTTTACATACAGTGAAAAATACCCGGATGATGCTCCCCTTTATGAAATATTCTCACAGGAAAATTTGGCAGAAAATGATGTTTCAGACATTTTAAAGTTACTAGCATTACag GCTGAAGAAAACCTTGGCATGGTAATGATCTTTACTCTAGTATCAGCTGTGcaagaaaaattaaatgaaatagtagatcaaataataagcagaagagaagaagaaaagaaacagaaagaaaaagaagcagaagaagccGAAAAG CAACTATTTCATGGCACTCCTGTTACAATCGAGAATTTCTTAAGTTGGAAGGCCAAATTCGATGCAGAACTCttggaaatgaaaaagaaacgAATGAAAGAGGAGGAGCAAGcaggaaaaaataaattaagtg GGAAACAGCTATTTGAAACAGATCATAATCTTGACACGTCCGACATCCAGTTCTTGGAAGATG CTGGAAATAATGTGGAAGTCGATGAGTCTTTGTTCCAGGACATGGATGACTTGGAACTGGAAGATGATGAGGACGATCCAGACTCTCCTCCTGCTGATGCCGAGAGTGACTCAACCGACTAA
- the RWDD1 gene encoding RWD domain-containing protein 1 isoform X3, with amino-acid sequence MVMIFTLVSAVQEKLNEIVDQIISRREEEKKQKEKEAEEAEKQLFHGTPVTIENFLSWKAKFDAELLEMKKKRMKEEEQAGKNKLSGKQLFETDHNLDTSDIQFLEDAGNNVEVDESLFQDMDDLELEDDEDDPDSPPADAESDSTD; translated from the exons ATGGTAATGATCTTTACTCTAGTATCAGCTGTGcaagaaaaattaaatgaaatagtagatcaaataataagcagaagagaagaagaaaagaaacagaaagaaaaagaagcagaagaagccGAAAAG CAACTATTTCATGGCACTCCTGTTACAATCGAGAATTTCTTAAGTTGGAAGGCCAAATTCGATGCAGAACTCttggaaatgaaaaagaaacgAATGAAAGAGGAGGAGCAAGcaggaaaaaataaattaagtg GGAAACAGCTATTTGAAACAGATCATAATCTTGACACGTCCGACATCCAGTTCTTGGAAGATG CTGGAAATAATGTGGAAGTCGATGAGTCTTTGTTCCAGGACATGGATGACTTGGAACTGGAAGATGATGAGGACGATCCAGACTCTCCTCCTGCTGATGCCGAGAGTGACTCAACCGACTAA